In Lagopus muta isolate bLagMut1 chromosome 6, bLagMut1 primary, whole genome shotgun sequence, one DNA window encodes the following:
- the GPHB5 gene encoding glycoprotein hormone beta-5, whose translation MKLPCVTLGALLLLLPAGHGGTETSAIDLRTFIGCAVREFTFVAKKPGCKALRITTDACWGRCETWERPILQPPYIESYHRVCTYNETKLVTVMLPKCAPGVDPFYTYPVAIRCNCDFCSTATTECETA comes from the exons ATGAAGCTCCCCTGTGTGACCCTGggtgctctgctcctcctgctgccgGCTGGCCATGGAGGCACGGAGACCTCTGCTATTGACCTGCGCACCTTCATCGGTTGTGCCGTGCGTGAGTTCACCTTCGTGGCCAAGAAGCCTGGCTGCAAGGCACTGCGGATCACCACGGATGCGTGCTGGGGACGCTGCGAGACCTGGGAG AGGCCAATACTGCAGCCGCCTTACATTGAATCTTACCACCGTGTCTGCACCTACAATGAGACCAAGCTGGTGACAGTGATGCTGCCCAAGTGTGCCCCTGGAGTGGATCCCTTCTACACCTACCCAGTTGCCATACGCTGCAACTGTGACTTCTGCTCTACGGCCACCACTGAGTGTGAGACTGCCTGA